From Acomys russatus chromosome 2, mAcoRus1.1, whole genome shotgun sequence, one genomic window encodes:
- the Fut9 gene encoding 4-galactosyl-N-acetylglucosaminide 3-alpha-L-fucosyltransferase 9 has protein sequence MVTQWSSSTLSLLPMLCSLQQKIMTSTSKGILRPFLIVCIILGCFVACLLIYIKPTNSWVFSPMESASSVLKMKNFFSTKTDYFNETIILVWVWPFGQTFDLTSCQAMFNIQGCHLTTDRSLYSKSHAVLIHHRDISWDLTNLPQQARPPFQKWIWMNLESPTHTPQKSGIEHLFNLTLTYRRDSDIQVPYGFLTVSTSPFVFEVPNKEKLVCWVVSNWNPEHARVKYYNELSKSIEIHTYGQAFGEYVNDKNLIPTISTCKFYLSFENSIHKDYITEKLYNAFLAGSVPVVLGPSRENYENYIPADSFIHVEDFNSPSELANYLKEVDKNSKLYLSYFNWRKDFTVNLPRFWESHACLACDHVKRHQEYKSVGNLEKWFWN, from the coding sequence AAAAAATTATGACATCAACATCCAAAGGCATTCTTCGCCCATTTCTAATCGTCTGCATTATTCTGGGCTGCTTCGTGGCATGTCTGCTAATTTACATCAAGCCCACCAACAGCTGGGTCTTCAGTCCAATGGAGTCTGCAAGTTCTgtcctgaaaatgaaaaatttcttcTCCACAAAAACTGATTATTTTAATGAAACCATTATTCTAGTTTGGGTGTGGCCATTTGGGCAGACCTTTGACCTTACATCCTGCCAAGCTATGTTCAACATCCAAGGGTGCCATCTCACAACGGACCGCTCATTGTACAGCAAATCCCATGCGGTTCTGATACACCACAGAGACATCAGCTGGGACCTGACTAACTTACCTCAGCAGGCCAGGCCACCCTTCCAGAAATGGATTTGGATGAACTTAGAGTCACCCACTCACACTCCCCAAAAGAGTGGCATTGAGCACTTGTTCAACCTGACTCTAACTTATCGCCGGGATTCAGATATTCAAGTGCCTTATGGCTTCTTGACGGTGAGCACAAGTCCCTTTGTGTTTGAAGTGCCAAACAAAGAGAAGCTGGTGTGCTGGGTTGTAAGCAACTGGAACCCTGAGCATGCCAGGGTCAAGTATTATAACGAGCTCAGCAAGAGTATTGAAATCCACACATACGGGCAAGCGTTTGGAGAATACGTGAATGATAAAAACCTGATTCCCACCATATCTACCTgtaaattttatctttctttcgaAAACTCCATTCACAAAGATTACATCACAGAAAAGCTCTACAATGCGTTTTTGGCTGGTTCAGTACCTGTTGTCCTGGGACCGTCTAGGGAAAACTATGAGAATTATATTCCagctgattcattcattcatgtggaAGATTTTAACTCTCCCAGTGAGTTGGCAAACTATCTGAAGGAAGTTGACAAAAACAGTAAGCTGTACCTTAGTTACTTTAACTGGAGGAAGGATTTTACTGTAAACCTCCCACGATTTTGGGAATCACACGCATGCCTGGCTTGTGATCATGTAAAAAGGCATCAAGAATACAAATCTGTTGGTAATTTAGAGAAATGGTTTTGGAATTAA